Proteins from one Triticum aestivum cultivar Chinese Spring chromosome 7A, IWGSC CS RefSeq v2.1, whole genome shotgun sequence genomic window:
- the LOC123151577 gene encoding uncharacterized protein, producing the protein MATEVDAAAAVSSPATSSPLSPPATSPLPNPSLSVTTAPLPLQTAPPPAFYTTPAYMHAMRVENAHINLPVHLAMNGANYTVWRGMMLDVIDQYDVASWIAPNFADHAGDACWSIVNKAVKRWFLSAMVMELAAFMLDRETTAKIIEKSPTPVPFDVAVGMLLHDEIGNNFAGSTHHSALAVQQRGSSPAPSGVAPGGQARPPAPGLGGGKPSSPSPNQGHNKRRRYTNNGGYQGAATSPPPWTG; encoded by the coding sequence ATGGCCACCGAggtcgacgccgccgccgcggtcTCCTCTCCGGCTacctcctcccctctctctcctcccgctaCCTCTCCCCTGCCAAACCCATCTCTGAGTGTCACTACCGCGCCTCTCCCTCTCCAGACGGCGCCACCACCCGCCTTCTACACGACGCCCGCGTACATGCATGCCATGCGTGTCGAGAACGCTCACATCAATCTCCCCGTCCACCTCGCCATGAACGGCGCCAATTACACTGTCTGGCGGGGGATGATGCTGGACGTCATCGATCAGTACGATGTCGCCTCTTGGATCGCGCCCAACTTCGCCGACCACGCCGGTGACGCGTGCTGGAGCATCGTCAACAAGGCGGTGAAGAGGTGGTTCCTCAGCGCGATGGTGATGGAGCTCGCCGCCTTCATGCTCGACCGGGAGACCACCGCCAAGATTATCGAGAAGTCCCCAACTCCCGTTCCTTTTGACGTCGCCGTCGGCATGCTTTTGCATGATGAGATCGGCAACAACTTCGCCGGCTCCACCCATCACAGCGCCCTCGCTGTCCAGCAGCGGGgctcgtcgcccgcgccctcgggtGTGGCCCCCGGCGGTCAGGCTCGGCCGCCCGCCCCCGGTCTTGGCGGCGGCAAACCGTCTTCTCCATCACCCAACCAAGGGCACAACAAACGCCGTCGCTACACCAACAACGGCGGATATCAAGGCGCCGCCACTTCACCCCCGCCATGGACGGGGTAG